From the genome of Anopheles funestus chromosome 2RL, idAnoFuneDA-416_04, whole genome shotgun sequence:
CATATCGCGCAGCAGCACCCAAACTGCCAGATCACAAACCACCGAACCCGTATCCCGTCCAGTCCGAGGTCCGTCTCAAGTGACTGCCGGTGTGTGGTTTAATAGAATAATGCACCTCTTTGATTCGTCGAAGGGGAACCCGAGAGAACGACGGATTCGCGTGTAATATGAACCGCCAATCCGATGGTGGTGCCAAAGTGCTTGTGAACGCGTACGCCGGGTGTAGCAGCAACAAGGCAGAAGCCGGCCGGGCCAAGTCGAAAAAGTCGTCAGTGCAGGTAGATCGAATTATTACAACAACATTACAAATCTGTTCAATTTACACTCATTAAGGCTAATGCAGACGAGGAATTTGTACGCTGGAGATTTTCTATTTGTATCCCGTTGGCTTTCCTTCCACAAAAGATACACCGAATGCGATGCGTTCCTTAATGTAACTTCAGCCTTAGTTCTGCTATCCCCTAGCTATCGCTCTGCTGCTCAAACTGACACCGCACAACTTTATGGGACTTCCTTTTCTCTAATTTCACGTACGTTCGTTGTTATTTTTAGTCCAAAAATGTTCCTGACTCCCGCGGTTCGACAACGGCGGGTAGTAACGGTGCCGGCATTAGCAGTTCTGCCTCGACCACTTCGTCTACCGGTGGTGGCGGCTTTCAGTCATTCTTCCGCTGGTTCCGACGGGATGAGTCACGAGCGATCGCACGCAGTGCCAGCGGTTCAGCGGTTACACCGGAACTGCATGACAGAAGTGCTCAGCCACGCCAACAACGACAGCAACGTTCCCAGCGCTCTATGGTGCAACAGTCGGATGCTGCTGCTAGCATAGGACGGATCTCCTTAACGAACGGAGCAGCCGACGCTACTACGCCCGGAAGTGGTACGATTGCGAGCCGGCGCACGATAGACAGCACGAGCAGCAAGAACTCAACCACTACGACAGGGGATAGCGTTAGTCAGTCAGCAAGTAATGGTACGCACAGTTCTTCGCCGAGCCCTGGACCGGTGATTGACTGTAACAACCTTTCGAAGAGTTCGAGCTGTGACAGTATTCTCAGTACAGCCACCAACGGGTTCGCATTTGTGCCTCCGAACTGCTACGAAGCGGTACTCGCGAAAGGTAATCCCGAGATTCGTCGCACGATACAGCCCGGTCCGTACACCGACAGCTACAAGCGACGTTGCTCCGAGCGAGACCGTGCCCGAGAGCTTGATCGTAAGTACGAGCTAACGTTGCGCAAAAAGTATCGGCTGTTTGCAAGTCTCCGGGAAAGTCCGGCGAAAGATCAGCGGGACGCAACACTTACACGAGAAAATCAGCGTACGGTATACACGGATCTTAGTTTACCGACAACGACTGGAACTAAACCATCGAACACTCTAGAGATCGGAGCTATTCGACAAGAGTTTTCTTCCGTTGGAGAATATCATAAGATCGACGATCCTTCCAGTCGACGACACCGACGCACGGTAAGTGACAGTTCGAAAGATCGTCGTGCTGGCGCTTACGTGCACGTGAAAGGTAAAAGACGTGCtccgccaccgccaccactaTCACTCGATCGATCCGATACGGGATCGTCATCTACGAGCACACTTACACGCTCCTGTTGTACGCCCAACTATCGGACACTATCTCCTGGATCGACACTATCGCGCAAGAAACGCCCTGCACCGGCTCCACCAGTAACTCCAACGACTCCCACACTTAACGAAGCATCTTCCAGCACAAGCCTTCTGGAGGATCGAGAGATCAAGGCGATCATCGAAGGTCGGCCACTGTCATTGCTGGCAAAAGAACAAACCACCGAGCCAGAACCGTGCATCATAATGCCGCTACCTTTCATTAGGCCACTTTCTCCGCTGCCTAACATTGCGGAAGAACGTGCACCACCCGGGGGACTGACGGAGGAGCAAAAGCAACAGCTTATCGATAATATCCGTAAGGTTCAGTCTCAAGCTTCGGCTGCACCGAATACACCACCAACACCTACGCCTAACACAGACGATCCTTGcgatgtgatgaaaatggagGAACAGTTTAACAGAGCAAACGGAACACGCTCCCCAATCCATGACTATCTGTACGCGGAAGCTATTGCCAGTGCGAAAACGAACGCTGTACAGACGACACCTCCACAGCTCCAACCACCAACATCGCCAATCTCCCCGAGACCATGGTACAAACGACCAATATCAGGTATTCGGCAGCAGGAAAGCTCGCTACCCTTTAAGCGggacataattttaaaaacgatCGACAAACGGAAAGCAGGCAATGGGAAGCACACGAAGGATACCGCTGACGATCTGCCGGAAGTGGGATATTGTAGGAACTCAATGTTGCACCAAGATTCGGCTACAAACGCCAACAGCAGTAGTCCATCATCTTCCCTTGCCGGTGGTGTGGGGAAGTTTAACCTGTTCGCAAAGATTACGGAAAAGTCGGACGACACCAAAAGACGCGAACGCGATGCGGAGAAACGACGTTCAGCCATCGGAATACCTAGCATTAGTGAGCTAGACCGTGAGGCGGCTGAAATCGTGCACAACGAGTACCGATGTAATGGAACGGATACTAAAACACAGTCTTTGGAAGGACAACAAATGGGTGATAAGCAGAAGTCAGCCAAAGAATTGATATCAAAGTTTGAGGCGACGAGTGTACCTGTGGCAGGGAAGGTAACCGTGAGCAGTTCCTTCGTTGCGAGGCGAGATTATTTCGGCATGGAAATTCCCACAGCGTCTCCAGTGTCTCCAACCAATTCGTCCACGAATCAATCAGTTACTGTAAACTCATCGAATAGTGAGAAACTTATCGTAACGCAATCGACCACAAACAGTCCTCAGGAGATTCAGAGTCAGCCTGCGCCCACGAATGGGCTAGCCAAAACGGGTAGCGACAAGAATTTGCTTGGTTTATGGACATGCCCGTACTGTACACTGGAGAATCCTAACTGGCGCATTATTTGTGAAGCGTGTGAGCGTATAAAACCATACGACAGTAAGCTTAGCATTCTCGAGGAACCTCCGCTTCGACCAAACCATCCTTTAAAGCGTCCTATTCCTGATGCTAAAAGGGTACAACCGCCAGCAAATCAAACGACATCTGCTATAGTTCAAAATGGCGGTGAAGATTTGGATAGGAAAACGGAGCGAGTGTTAAAGTACTTTATGCCAAAGCCACTGGCAGCACCGGCCACCAATGGTACACTGTTGGTAAATGGAAACGGTGATGATCGAGCGTCGATAATACAGCGAAAGCCTAGCTACGGTCAAACGAAACCACTCGCCTCTCCTAAGATGGGGGTTAAAAGTCTGCTGAATCGTGTTCCGCATCCAGAAATCGGTACAGGTGCGTTGTATCGCAACTTTAACGCCATTCCAGAGAACTACCATAATGGTGGTGCTGGAAATGATAGCACCAACAAGTTTGACGATCAAAAGCTAAAAGAAAGCCACGGTGTCAGCAACGTAGCTCCGCTAGCTTCACCAGAACCTACCACAGAAAAGAATGATGCGGTGTACGGTGTGTTAAATAAACCATACTCACCGAAAGATCGAGtaaatattgaagaaataCGTAATGCACGAATAGCGCGATTCGGAGCAATCGTGGAGCCCGAACTCAACCACGAACCAGTTCCGTTGGATAAGGAAATAATTACACCGAAAACCAAAGAACAGCAAGATCACGAAGCGCtcgagaaggaaaaggaacgCCTGCGGGAGATGATTCGCGCGATGAACGCGAAAGCCTTGGCAGAGAAGTATCCCGTGATACAGAAACCACCCAGTAACAGTGGTAACAACAATACTCTCAAGCGGGATTCGCCTTTGTTACAGCGGAAAAATGGTCTTACCTCGGGAATTCCCATCAGCACCAAGAATCTTAGTCCTGTTCCGCCGCGAAAAACGGGAAGTCCGCTACTCGCACGCAAATCTGCTGCACCTCTCACCATACCCGAGGATGGAATGAGAAAGGAACAGGCCGTGGTAACGTCTGCACCGACAGTAGACATAACTCCTGCCTCTTCTCCCAATACTGGGGCAATAAGGAAGACATCCTTCCCGAGGCGTACCGGTGATGTCGGTGATATTAAATTGTCTTCGCCGGCGGAGGGTAAGATCATCAATCAGGATAGTTTGCGAGGAACCATTCCGGAGACGGTGGCTGAGATTAACCAACAACCATCTGTAACCGGATCGACGTTAGTACTCACCAACGACATACAGAGTATGCATTACGAACCAATGGATGAACATCAGTTCGTACGTGCCGCTGGAAGCGGACAGCGTCATGGTCAAAGTAACGAGATGAGTTCTATTCCCAGACCTTCCGGTGTTCCATTATCGCCTCGACTGCAAGATCGCCACCGGAAGTCGTTAAtggaaaaacagcaacaacacgaCGAAAAGTTGAAACAATTATCCGTTCAGTTACGATCACAACAGGGTGTTGATCGATTCCGAAGCACATTACTGTACTCACCGAATAGCATCAGCCGCACAGGTACGTTAGCGTTGAATAAGCTGCTGCGTAATCTGGAACAAGCCATTGGCGAGGGAGCGCACGATCGCGCAGCTGAATTAGCGATGGATTTGGCCAAAATGAAGGTGTCCCTGTCGGTGACGAGGCAAAGTCCTACTCGTCCAAATTCTACCACGTCCGGAAGTTTGACTGATATAAGGTAAAACAGTTTTATAGTATGATTAGACCATAAGATATCATTATATTAAGGttaatgtgtttgtttcttcgtaGCCTGAATGTTTTCATTGATGATAAGGTGTCACACAAAGGACCAATGCGTATGACGTTGGGTGGGTTCGCAACACTTGCCCAGCTGAAAGCAAAGCTATACAACGAATACCAGATTCCGGTGGCAGTCCAACGCTGGCGTTGTGATGATCAACCGCTTGAAGATGACGCTAGGACACTCTATGATTATGGTATACAAACGAGTGATCGTACACTGTTTGTGTATATAGTGCAACCACCCGTTCCGGCTAGAGATCACAAACCCCCTTTATTACTGCAGCAAAGTTTCAGCAATGCCGAGGTAAAGCTCCTGTCCGTATCCTCCGAATCTGATGGTGAGCATTCAGATACACAGAACGATGAAACCGTTCTTGGTAAGAACATCCTGCAATCATGTATAAGGTGCGCGAAGAGAAGCTAACAACGTtctgaatttaatttatcatacAGGAGCAACAGCATTACCTACAGCTGCACCAAGAGGATCGGCTACTAAACCAAAAAGCGAACCTATTGTGAAGGATACTTCCTCCAACAGTGATGCCGGATGGGCCTGTCCAATGTGCACATTAATTAATCCACTCGACCGACCCGGATGTGCGGCATGTTCCGAGGCACGACCCGTTCGTTATAAAGCTTCCTCTCCATCCGAGCAGATCACAATCACTCCCGAAGATTTAACACGCTTCCTCGACCAGCAACCGCCGCTCGCACCGGGACGAAAGACGAAAGAACCGACAATGCACGTTCAGTTAAGAAACCCCCCTATAGAGACACGAAACGATCTAAACCGTATCTCCTCTAATCGGAAATCTTCGGACATATTTAACATTCTGCACGAAGAAGGCAAATCGTTCACCACGGGTTCTGTTGTAACGGCTAGCAAGCATCCGGCAGTGGTACAGCAGCCTGCAGCACCAGTTCCGAAACCACGCACAAGTGATCTGATACGACCAGAGCATATTCAGGTGCCGGAACAAAATCGAATCGTTATGACAGCGTTGGCAACACACCGAAGTCCCAATATTACCCGTAGTCAGTATCGTGGGGTGGATAATTTTAATCCTAACTCGAGTGGTATGGTTAAACCAGAACGACCCATCATAACGACGGCTAGTCCGATTGTGCGGGCGGTACTATTGAAAAGTTCCTCGGGTGACAAAACGCCAGCAGTTCGATTCGGTCGCAATGGACTTGCGCTGCCGGAAGATGGGACGGAGGTAACGCCTAATCACTACACGGAACTAGTCAATCTCGATAATGCGGATCTGATTGCGAACATTGAACCGTTCGAGTGTCCGATCTGCTTCGGTGCGTTCCAACCGTACGAAGGCATTGTGCTGCGTGATTGTCTGCATTCGTTCTGCAAACAGTGTCTGATCAGCACGATCCAGTACAGTGAGGATGCTGCGATACGTTGCCCGTACAGTGACGCCGTATACAGCTGTGAAAGTGTTATACAGGTAAGAACACACGGGGCTGCTCAGAGGTGATCTTGTTTTAGTACAAAAACTCCACCTTTTGCATTGCAGCAACGCGAAATTAAAGCTCTTGTCAGCAAGGAACTGTACGAGGCCCATCTTGCAAAATCAATCCAACAGGCGGAAAGCACTATCGACAACACGTTCCACTGTCGGACGCCGAACTGTCGCGGATGGTGCATCTACGAGGATAATGTTAATCAGTTCAAGTGTCCCGTTTGTAGGATCGTTAACTGTCTTACTTGTCGGGTAAGTCCATTATTGCGCGTGTGCTTAGGTAGTCAGGATTCACCTTAACATTGAAACTATTAACCATCACACAGGTTATTCATGATGGGCTCGATTGTAAACAGTACCAGGACCGCATGAACAGTGACTGTGATACTAACTTAGAAGCGCGACGGACCAAAGCAATGCTGCAGGAGATGATCGAGAAGGGTGAAGCGCTTAACTGCCCCACGTGTCAGGTAAGCTTTGAGACAGTTGTACGTTTGCAAAGATAGACCATTC
Proteins encoded in this window:
- the LOC125763889 gene encoding uncharacterized protein LOC125763889 isoform X1; this encodes MNRQSDGGAKVLVNAYAGCSSNKAEAGRAKSKKSSVQSKNVPDSRGSTTAGSNGAGISSSASTTSSTGGGGFQSFFRWFRRDESRAIARSASGSAVTPELHDRSAQPRQQRQQRSQRSMVQQSDAAASIGRISLTNGAADATTPGSGTIASRRTIDSTSSKNSTTTTGDSVSQSASNGTHSSSPSPGPVIDCNNLSKSSSCDSILSTATNGFAFVPPNCYEAVLAKGNPEIRRTIQPGPYTDSYKRRCSERDRARELDRKYELTLRKKYRLFASLRESPAKDQRDATLTRENQRTVYTDLSLPTTTGTKPSNTLEIGAIRQEFSSVGEYHKIDDPSSRRHRRTVSDSSKDRRAGAYVHVKGKRRAPPPPPLSLDRSDTGSSSTSTLTRSCCTPNYRTLSPGSTLSRKKRPAPAPPVTPTTPTLNEASSSTSLLEDREIKAIIEGRPLSLLAKEQTTEPEPCIIMPLPFIRPLSPLPNIAEERAPPGGLTEEQKQQLIDNIRKVQSQASAAPNTPPTPTPNTDDPCDVMKMEEQFNRANGTRSPIHDYLYAEAIASAKTNAVQTTPPQLQPPTSPISPRPWYKRPISGIRQQESSLPFKRDIILKTIDKRKAGNGKHTKDTADDLPEVGYCRNSMLHQDSATNANSSSPSSSLAGGVGKFNLFAKITEKSDDTKRRERDAEKRRSAIGIPSISELDREAAEIVHNEYRCNGTDTKTQSLEGQQMGDKQKSAKELISKFEATSVPVAGKVTVSSSFVARRDYFGMEIPTASPVSPTNSSTNQSVTVNSSNSEKLIVTQSTTNSPQEIQSQPAPTNGLAKTGSDKNLLGLWTCPYCTLENPNWRIICEACERIKPYDSKLSILEEPPLRPNHPLKRPIPDAKRVQPPANQTTSAIVQNGGEDLDRKTERVLKYFMPKPLAAPATNGTLLVNGNGDDRASIIQRKPSYGQTKPLASPKMGVKSLLNRVPHPEIGTGALYRNFNAIPENYHNGGAGNDSTNKFDDQKLKESHGVSNVAPLASPEPTTEKNDAVYGVLNKPYSPKDRVNIEEIRNARIARFGAIVEPELNHEPVPLDKEIITPKTKEQQDHEALEKEKERLREMIRAMNAKALAEKYPVIQKPPSNSGNNNTLKRDSPLLQRKNGLTSGIPISTKNLSPVPPRKTGSPLLARKSAAPLTIPEDGMRKEQAVVTSAPTVDITPASSPNTGAIRKTSFPRRTGDVGDIKLSSPAEGKIINQDSLRGTIPETVAEINQQPSVTGSTLVLTNDIQSMHYEPMDEHQFVRAAGSGQRHGQSNEMSSIPRPSGVPLSPRLQDRHRKSLMEKQQQHDEKLKQLSVQLRSQQGVDRFRSTLLYSPNSISRTGTLALNKLLRNLEQAIGEGAHDRAAELAMDLAKMKVSLSVTRQSPTRPNSTTSGSLTDISLNVFIDDKVSHKGPMRMTLGGFATLAQLKAKLYNEYQIPVAVQRWRCDDQPLEDDARTLYDYGIQTSDRTLFVYIVQPPVPARDHKPPLLLQQSFSNAEVKLLSVSSESDGEHSDTQNDETVLGATALPTAAPRGSATKPKSEPIVKDTSSNSDAGWACPMCTLINPLDRPGCAACSEARPVRYKASSPSEQITITPEDLTRFLDQQPPLAPGRKTKEPTMHVQLRNPPIETRNDLNRISSNRKSSDIFNILHEEGKSFTTGSVVTASKHPAVVQQPAAPVPKPRTSDLIRPEHIQVPEQNRIVMTALATHRSPNITRSQYRGVDNFNPNSSGMVKPERPIITTASPIVRAVLLKSSSGDKTPAVRFGRNGLALPEDGTEVTPNHYTELVNLDNADLIANIEPFECPICFGAFQPYEGIVLRDCLHSFCKQCLISTIQYSEDAAIRCPYSDAVYSCESVIQQREIKALVSKELYEAHLAKSIQQAESTIDNTFHCRTPNCRGWCIYEDNVNQFKCPVCRIVNCLTCRVIHDGLDCKQYQDRMNSDCDTNLEARRTKAMLQEMIEKGEALNCPTCQVIVMKKWGCDWLKCSMCKTEICWVTRGHRWGPAGKGDTTGGCRCGINGIKCHPKCNYCH
- the LOC125763889 gene encoding uncharacterized protein LOC125763889 isoform X2 produces the protein MNRQSDGGAKVLVNAYAGCSSNKAEAGRAKSKKSSVQSKNVPDSRGSTTAGSNGAGISSSASTTSSTGGGGFQSFFRWFRRDESRAIARSASGSAVTPELHDRSAQPRQQRQQRSQRSMVQQSDAAASIGRISLTNGAADATTPGSGTIASRRTIDSTSSKNSTTTTGDSVSQSASNGTHSSSPSPGPVIDCNNLSKSSSCDSILSTATNGFAFVPPNCYEAVLAKGNPEIRRTIQPGPYTDSYKRRCSERDRARELDRKYELTLRKKYRLFASLRESPAKDQRDATLTRENQRTVYTDLSLPTTTGTKPSNTLEIGAIRQEFSSVGEYHKIDDPSSRRHRRTVSDSSKDRRAGAYVHVKGKRRAPPPPPLSLDRSDTGSSSTSTLTRSCCTPNYRTLSPGSTLSRKKRPAPAPPVTPTTPTLNEASSSTSLLEDREIKAIIEGRPLSLLAKEQTTEPEPCIIMPLPFIRPLSPLPNIAEERAPPGGLTEEQKQQLIDNIRKVQSQASAAPNTPPTPTPNTDDPCDVMKMEEQFNRANGTRSPIHDYLYAEAIASAKTNAVQTTPPQLQPPTSPISPRPWYKRPISGIRQQESSLPFKRDIILKTIDKRKAGNGKHTKDTADDLPEVGYCRNSMLHQDSATNANSSSPSSSLAGGVGKFNLFAKITEKSDDTKRRERDAEKRRSAIGIPSISELDREAAEIVHNEYRCNGTDTKTQSLEGQQMGDKQKSAKELISKFEATSVPVAGKVTVSSSFVARRDYFGMEIPTASPVSPTNSSTNQSVTVNSSNSEKLIVTQSTTNSPQEIQSQPAPTNGLAKTGSDKNLLGLWTCPYCTLENPNWRIICEACERIKPYDSKLSILEEPPLRPNHPLKRPIPDAKRVQPPANQTTSAIVQNGGEDLDRKTERVLKYFMPKPLAAPATNGTLLVNGNGDDRASIIQRKPSYGQTKPLASPKMGVKSLLNRVPHPEIGTGALYRNFNAIPENYHNGGAGNDSTNKFDDQKLKESHGVSNVAPLASPEPTTEKNDAVYGVLNKPYSPKDRVNIEEIRNARIARFGAIVEPELNHEPVPLDKEIITPKTKEQQDHEALEKEKERLREMIRAMNAKALAEKYPVIQKPPSNSGNNNTLKRDSPLLQRKNGLTSGIPISTKNLSPVPPRKTGSPLLARKSAAPLTIPEDGMRKEQAVVTSAPTVDITPASSPNTGAIRKTSFPRRTGDVGDIKLSSPAEGKIINQDSLRGTIPETVAEINQQPSVTGSTLVLTNDIQSMHYEPMDEHQFVRAAGSGQRHGQSNEMSSIPRPSGVPLSPRLQDRHRKSLMEKQQQHDEKLKQLSVQLRSQQGVDRFRSTLLYSPNSISRTGTLALNKLLRNLEQAIGEGAHDRAAELAMDLAKMKVSLSVTRQSPTRPNSTTSGSLTDISLNVFIDDKVSHKGPMRMTLGGFATLAQLKAKLYNEYQIPVAVQRWRCDDQPLEDDARTLYDYGIQTSDRTLFVYIVQPPVPARDHKPPLLLQQSFSNAEVKLLSVSSESDGATALPTAAPRGSATKPKSEPIVKDTSSNSDAGWACPMCTLINPLDRPGCAACSEARPVRYKASSPSEQITITPEDLTRFLDQQPPLAPGRKTKEPTMHVQLRNPPIETRNDLNRISSNRKSSDIFNILHEEGKSFTTGSVVTASKHPAVVQQPAAPVPKPRTSDLIRPEHIQVPEQNRIVMTALATHRSPNITRSQYRGVDNFNPNSSGMVKPERPIITTASPIVRAVLLKSSSGDKTPAVRFGRNGLALPEDGTEVTPNHYTELVNLDNADLIANIEPFECPICFGAFQPYEGIVLRDCLHSFCKQCLISTIQYSEDAAIRCPYSDAVYSCESVIQQREIKALVSKELYEAHLAKSIQQAESTIDNTFHCRTPNCRGWCIYEDNVNQFKCPVCRIVNCLTCRVIHDGLDCKQYQDRMNSDCDTNLEARRTKAMLQEMIEKGEALNCPTCQVIVMKKWGCDWLKCSMCKTEICWVTRGHRWGPAGKGDTTGGCRCGINGIKCHPKCNYCH